A region from the Sander vitreus isolate 19-12246 chromosome 1, sanVit1, whole genome shotgun sequence genome encodes:
- the styx gene encoding serine/threonine/tyrosine-interacting protein has protein sequence MDEDNKLQFPSLPASKEDLLDWAYPMRREMQEILPGLFLGPYSAAMKSKLPSLQRQGITHVVCVRQDIEANFIKPNFPHTFRYLVLDIADNPVENIIRFFPSTKEFIDGCLATGGKVLVHGNAGISRSAALVIAYLMETFGMKYRDAFSHVQERRFCINPNVGFVHQLQEYEAIYLAKLTIKMMSPMQLGRSFLQAGMPGSRKRSLEEDEDFGAMQVTAAQNG, from the exons ATGGACGAGGATAATAAACTTCAGTTCCCGTCTCTGCCTGCGTCCAAGGAGGACCTTCTG GACTGGGCTTATCCAATGAGACGAGAAATGCAG GAGATATTACCGGGACTGTTTTTAGGTCCCTACTCTGCTGCAATGAAAAGCAAG CTGCCAAGCCTTCAGAGACAGGGCATaacacatgttgtgtgtgtcCGCCAAGACATTGAAGCCAATTTTATCAAACCTAATTTCCCTCATACATTTAG ATACCTTGTGTTAGATATTGCTGACAATCCAGTGGAAAATATAATACGATTTTTCCCTTCA ACTAAAGAGTTTATTGATGGCTGCTTAGCAACAGGAG GAAAGGTACTGGTTCATGGTAATGCAGGGATATCAAGAAG TGCTGCCTTAGTAATTGCATACCttatggaaacatttgggatgaAATACAG GGATGCATTCAGCCACGTCCAGGAGAGGAGGTTTTGCATCAACCCCAATGTGGGCTTTGTGCATCAGCTACAG GAATATGAAGCGATCTACCTAGCCAAATTAACCATTAAAATGATGTCACCTATGCAGTTGGGCAGGTCCTTCTTACAAGCTGGGATGCCAG GAAGCCGTAAACGCAGCCTGGAGGAAGATGAGGACTTTGGAGCGATGCAGGTCACAGCAGCACAGAACGGATGA
- the gnpnat1 gene encoding glucosamine 6-phosphate N-acetyltransferase, whose amino-acid sequence MLLDETPLFEPSLLQELDWSSNTVSFSPPISPSSPGEGLVLRPLCTADFNRGFFKVLSQLTQTGDVTPEQFTKKFEHMKKTGDYYVVVVEDTHLGQIVATATLITEHKFIHSCAKRGRVEEVVVSDVCRGKQLGKLLVSALTLLSKKLNCYKITLECASNNVAFYQKFGYTASHETYMQCRFSN is encoded by the exons ATGCTGCTGGACGAGACTCCACTCTTTGAGCCCTCTCTGCTGCAGGAGCTAGACTGGAGTAGCAACactgtctccttctctccccccATTTCCCCATCCAGCCCAGGGGAAGGCCTGGTGCTCAGGCCGCTCTGTACGGCAGACTTCAACAGGG GATTCTTCAAGGTTTTATCTCAACTCACTCAGACAGGCGATGTCACACCAGAACAGTTTACGA AAAAGTTTGAGCATATGAAGAAGACGGGAGACTACTACGTTGTTGTGGTGGAGGACACACATCTGGGACAGATTGTTGCCACGGCCACATTGATTACAGAACACAAATTCATCCACTCCTGTGCTAAG aGGGGCCGGGTGGAGGAGGTAGTAGTCAGTGACGTGTGCAGAGGGAAGCAGCTGGGCAAACT GTTAGTTTCAGCTCTTACTCTTCTCAGCAAAAAACTGAATTGCTATAAAATCACACTGGAATGTGCATCCAACAATGTGGCTTTCTACCAAAAGTTTGGATATACCGCCTCACACGAGACTTACATGCAGTGCCGATTTTCCAACTGA
- the LOC144518968 gene encoding E3 ubiquitin-protein ligase AMFR-like: MPLLFLERFPWPSLQTYTALSMALLAGSIFSAYTTVTDPGFGVLETDDTPAPSEGEQSEHLNNDISDTELPILWYLATDSLFVWVLVNTFCCSLMLTAKMIQYVVFGPLRVSEKQHLKDKFWNFIFYKFIFIFGVLNVQTVDEVVMWCLWFSALVFLHLMVQLCKDRFEYLSFSPSTPMNSHVRVLCLLVSLLLDCCGLAVGCGLLGASHGMHTLSFMAAECLLVTVRTGHVIMRYSIHLWDLNHPGTWESKGTYVYYTDFIMELAMLFLDLMHHIHMLLFGNIWLSMASLVIFMQLRYLFHEVQRRVRRHKNYLRVINNMEARFAVATAEELAANDDDCAICWDTMLTARKLPCGHLFHNSCLRSWLEQDTSCPTCRTSLNINGDGGQARGQQQGGGLEGNIGPVGAAPDARPHINQHNHFFHFDGSRIASWLPSFSVEVMHTTNILGIAQANNSQLMAMAHQIQEMFPQVPSYLVMQDLQLTRSVEVTTDNILEGRIQVPFPTQAIEHAPTQVSIGPDEQEGSSGGGGVGLSESDSMEIRGGRFSKSAEERQKMLKQRKEEILQQARRRYLNKSPEDQEDEDLPGLEEDTVPELNLTALRRRTMAAAAERRMQNQQDPAP; the protein is encoded by the exons ATGCCTCTGCTGTTTTTGGAGAGGTTTCCTTGGCCCAGCCTGCAGACCTACACAGCACTGAGTATGGCTTTGCTTGCTGGCAGCATCTTTAGTGCCTACACCACTGTGACTGATCCAGGCTTTGGGGTCTTGGAAACTGATGACACACCTGCTCCCTCTGAAGGGGAACAGTCTGAACATCTAAACAATGATATTAGCGACACCGAATTGCCCATCCTATGGTATCTTGCCACTGACAGTCTCTTTGTATGG GTCTTGGTCAACACATTCTGCTGCTCTTTGATGTTAACTGCTAAAATGATTCAGTATGTGGTGTTTGGCCCGCTTAGGGTCAGTGAGAAGCAG CATTTGAAGGATAAGTTCTGGAACTTCATCTTCTACAAGTTCATTTTCATCTTTGGCGTATTGAACGTTCAGACAGTGGACGAGGTGGTCATGTGGTGTTTGTGGTTCTCTGCCCTGGTCTTTCTCCACCTCATGGTACAGCTCTGCAAAGACCGATTTGAATAT CTGTCTTTCTCGCCCTCCACTCCCATGAACAGCCATGTACGAGTGCTTTGTCTGCTGGTCTCCCTGCTGCTGGACTGCTGTGGTCTGGCTGTGGGCTGTGGTCTGCTGGGAGCTTCTCATGGCATGCATACCCTCTCCTTTATGGCAGCAGAG tgTCTGTTGGTGACTGTACGCACTGGGCATGTCATCATGCG ATATTCCATTCATCTGTGGGATCTGAACCATCCAGGCACCTGGGAGAGTAAGGGAACATATGTCTATTACACAGACTTCATCATGGAGCTGGCTATGCTCTTCCTGGACCTCATGCACCATATCCATATGCTG CTTTTTGGAAACATCTGGCTGTCCATGGCAAGCTTGGTTATCTTCATGCAGCTGCGGTATCTCTTCCATGAGGTCCAGCGTCGTGTCCGCCGACACAAGAACTACCTTCGTGTCATCAACAACATGGAGGCCAG ATTTGCAGTTGCTACTGCAGAGGAGCTGGCAGCTAATGATGATGATTGTGCCATCTGCTGGGATACTATGTTGACAGCACGCAAACTACCCTGTGGCCATCTCTTCCACAA ctcTTGTTTGCGCTCATGGCTGGAGCAGGACACCTCGTGTCCAACATGTCGGACATCCCTGAACATTAATGGGGACGGGGGCCAGGCGAGAGGACAGCAGCAGGGCGGGGGCTTGGAAGGCAACATCGGCCCAGTAGGAGCTGCTCCAGATGCTAGACCACATATCAACCAACACAATCACTTCTTCCACTTTGATG gatctcgcattgccagctgGCTGCCCAGTTTCTCAGTGGAAGTAATGCACACCACCAATATCTTGGGCATTGCTCAGGCCAACAACTCCCAGCTCATGGCCATG GCCCATCAGATCCAGGAGATGTTTCCTCAGGTGCCCTCCTATCTGGTGATGCAGGATCTGCAGTTGACTCGCTCTGTGGAGGTCACCACTGACAACATCCTGGAGGGACGCATCCAGGTGCCTTTCCCGACACAG GCCATAGAGCATGCCCCGACACAGGTGAGCATTGGGCCAGATGAGCAGGAAGGGtccagtggaggaggaggagtgggtcTCAGTGAGTCAGACAGCATGGAGATCAGAGGAGGTCGCTTCTCTAAGTCGGCTGAGGAGAGGCAGAAGATGTTAAAGCAGAGGAAAGAAGAGATTCTCCAGCAGGCACGCAG GAGATATCTGAACAAAAGTCCAGAGGACCAGGAGGATGAGGATTTGCCGGGACTGGAGGAGGACACTGTTCCAGAGTTGAACTTGACTGCGCTTAGACGTAGAACCATGGCGGCAGCTGCAGAGAGACGCATGCAAAATCAACAAGACCCTGCACCCTGA